The Thermobifida halotolerans sequence GTCGCGGTGCGCGACCGGAACGCGATCCTGGGCGCGGACCGCCACCTGCTCGCCGACCGCGGCTACCACGTGCCGCTCAGCGTGGTCGCGCGAGGCCGGTGTGCGACCGGGCTGCTCTGTACCGGTGCTTTCCCAGCCGTCCGCACCTCGCCCTCGCCGTGTTCGAGGAGAACTTCGCCGGACTGGAGGCCCTCGCCGCCGAACCGGACCCGGGCGCCTTCGCACGGCTGTGGCGCAGGCTGCCGGACCCCACCGTCGAGGAGACCGCGTTTGTCGAGATGGGATGGACGCCCGCCGCAGCGTCCCCGACCACGACGGCGACCGGCGACTGCGGGCGCTGGTCGAGGACCCGTTGCGCCGCGTCCGCCGGGCCGGACTCGTGGACGCCTACCCCACCCCCGACGACGTGCTGCTGGCCCAGCGCATGGTGCACGGCGTGGCCGTGACGGCGCTGGGCCGCTTCCCCGCGTTCGCCGGATCTCCGCGACGTCCACCCCGCTCTGCTGCGTCTTCTGTTCCGGCCGTGCGGCGGCGGGTGCGGCCGGTGTCAGGAGTCGCGGCGGGAGGTCCAGGGGACGGTCGGCTGGAGCACGGCCTCGGTCAGGGCACGGGTGCGCAGGCCGGTGATCTGCTGGTACCCGGGGTCGGCGACCATGCGGCCGAACGCCTCCCGGCTTGGGTAGCGCACGAGCAGCACCGCGTCCCAGGCCTGCCCCTCCTCGGCGACCAGGGGTGTCGCACCGTCCCCGGCGTAGAGCACCTCGGCTCCGTACCGCTTCAGAAACTCCCCTGCCCGCCGTGTGTACTCCGCGTACGAGGAGCGGCCGTCCGGGGTGAACCGCAGCAGGTTGAGCATGATGACGGGGCCGCCCGGGTCCTCGTCCAGCATGCGTGCGAGATCGGCTCCTGCGGGGTCGACTGCCATGGTGGCTCCTTGTCCTGGTCGGCCGCCGCGACGCGGCCGCACTCGCCGTGCCGGGGCGGCGGAAAGCCCGGGCGTGCCACGCCAGTCTTACATACCATCTGGTCGGTATCCGCGTCGGGGGTGCTTCCGTGCGGGCGTTCCGGGCACCGCCGCGAGAAATACGACAGGCCGCTCGAGCAAGCACGGGCGACCGGGTCGGAAGCAGGCGACACACCGCGATGCGGCGAACGTGTCCACCGCGGTCCGGGTGGGACGGGTCGCGACAGCGGAGACAACCCGTCCCACCGTGTCCGCGAGGGCCTCGGTCAGGTGCCGACGTAGGCCGCGAGGTGCTCGCCGGTGAGGGTGGAGCGGGCGGCGACGAGGTCGGCGGGGGTGCCCTCGAAGACGATCCGGCCGCCGTCGTGGCCGGCGCCGGGGCCGAGATCGATGATCCAGTCGGCGTGCGCCATGACCGCCTGGTGGTGCTCGATGACGATGACCGACTTGCCGGAGTCGACGAGCCGGTCGAGCAGGCCGAGCAACTGTTCGACGTCGGCGAGGTGGAGGCCGGTGGTCGGCTCGTCGAGGACGTAGACGCCGCCCTTGTCTGCCATGTGGGTGGCCAGCTTGAGCCGCTGCCGCTCGCCGCCGGACAGCGTGGTGAGCGGCTGGCCGAGGCTGAGGTAGCCGAGCCCGACGTCGGCGAGCCGGTTGAGGATGGCGTGCGCGGCCGGCGTGCGCGCCTCGCCGGCGCCGAAGAACTCCCCGGCCTCGGTCACCGACATCGCGAGCACCTCGCTGATGTCGCGGCCGCCGAGGCGGTAGTCCAGGACCGCCGCCTGGAACCGCTTCCCCTCGCACTCCTCGCAGGTGGTGGCGACACCGGCCATCATCGCCAGGTCGGTGTAGATGACGCCGGCGCCGTTGCAGTTGGGGCAGGCGCCCTCGGAGTTGGGGCTGAACAGTGCCGGTTTCACGCCGTTGGCCTTCGCGAACGCCTTGCGGATCGGGTCGAGCAGTCCGGTGTACGTTGCCGGGTTGCTCCGCCGCGAGCCCTTGATCGCACCCTGGTCGACCGACACCACGCCCGCGCCGGCGGGGACTGACCCGTGCACCAGAGAGCTCTTGCCCGAGCCCGCGACACCGGTGACGACGACAAGCACCCCGAGCGGGATGTCGACGTCGACGTCGCGCAGGTTGTGCGTGTTCGCGCCGCGGATCTCCAGCGTGCCGGTGGGCTTGCGCACCGTGTCCTTGAGGGCGGCCCGGTCGTCGAGATGGCGGCCGGTGAGGGTGCCGCTGGCCCGCAGCTCCTCGACGGGGCCCTCGAAGCAGACGGTGCCGCCCGCCGTACCGGCGCCTGGGCCGAGGTCGACGACGTGGTCGGCGATCGCGATCGTCTCCGGCTTGTGCTCCACCACGAGCACCGTGTTTCCCTTGTCCCGCAGCCGCAGCAGCAGGTTGTTCATCCGCTGGATGTCATGGGGGTGCAGGCCCGCGGTGGGCTCGTCGAAGACGTAGGTGACGTCGGTGAGCGCCGAGCCGAGGTGGCGGATCATCTTGACGCGCTGCGCCTCGCCGCCCGACAGCGTGCCCGCCGGCCGGTCGAGCGAGAGGTAGCCCAGCCCGATCTCCACGAACGAGTCGAGGGTCTGCCGCAGCGTGGTGAGCAGCGGCGCCACCGACGGCTCGCCGAGGTCGCGGACCCATTCCGCCAGGTCGCTGACCTGCATCGCGCAGGCATCGGCGATGCTGATCCCCTTGATCTTCGACGACCGGGCCGCCTCGTTGAGCCGGGTGCCGTCGCACTCGGGGCAGGCGGTGAAGGTGACGGCCCGGTCCACGAACGCCCGGATGTGCGGTTGCAGCGCCTCCCTGTCCTTGGACAGGAACGACTTCTGGATCCGCGGGATCAGCCCCTCGTAGGTCAGGTTGGTGCGGTCGATCTTCACCTTGGTCGGCTCGCGGTACAGGAGGTCGTCCAGCTCCTTCCTGGTGTAGTCCCGGATCGGCTTGTCCGGGTCGAAGAAGCCCGACTCCGCGAAGAGACGCACATACCAGCCGTCGGCGTTGTAGCCGGGGATGGTGAACGGCCCCTCGTTGAGCGACTTGCTGTCGTCGTAGAGCTGGGTCAGGTCGATGTCGGTCACGCTGCCCGTGCCCTCGCAGCGCGGGCACATTCCGCCGAGGAGGGTGTACGTCGCTTTCTTGGTCTTGCCCTTGCCGGCGCCGCGCTCGACGGTGATCGCACCGCTCGCCCGGACCGAGGCGACGTTGAAGGAGAACGCCTGGGGCGAGCCGATGTGCGGCTGACCGAGTCGGCTGAAGAGGATGCGCAGCATCGCGTTGGCGTCGGTGGCGGTGCCGACCGTGGAGCGGACGTTGGCGCCCATCCGCTCCTGGTCGACGATGATCGCGGTGGTCAGCCCGTCCAGTACGTCGACCTCCGGCCGCGCCAGCGTGGGCATGAAGCCCTGCACGAAGGCGCTGTAGGTCTCGTTGATCAGCCGCTGCGACTCCGCGGCGATCGTGCCGAACACCAGCGAGCTCTTACCCGAGCCGGAGACGCCGGTGAACACCGTCAGCCTGCGCTTCGGGATCTCGACACTGACGCCCTTGAGGTTGTTCTCGCGCGCGCCCTGCACGCGGATCAGATCGTGGCTGTCGGCAACGTGCGGCGTAGACGGCCGCGTGTCCGTCCTCGTGGCCATGCTCATCGTGTCTCCATCTGTCGCGCGGGGCCGCCTGTGCGGTCTCCGTCAGGTGTCGCCTGGCTCGATCCAACCAGTCCCCGGGGACACTTCCGTGCTCTCGTCGGCGTGGTCGCGGCAACGGTCCGTTGTCCGCCTGGTCGGCGGTGTCGGCCGAGACGTCAGACCAGCCAGCGGCCGTCGCGCATCAGCTCGCGGCCGGGCATCTCGTTCACCTCGCGCCACGCCTGGACGCGGCGCGGGGAGACGCGGAACCAGCGGTACGGCGTGGCCAGCGCACGCGGGTCGAAGCCGGTGCGCGCGGCGAACCGGTCGCCCCGCTCCCGCGGCAGCGCGTCGATCTCGAGGACCTCGACTTCGCCCTCGATCATGGACACGTCGCGGGTGTGGCCCAGCCCCAGCCGAACAGTCCGGTGGGCCGCCAGGTTCCTGCCGGTCGGGCTGTCCGTCGGCGTGGACAGCAGCAGTGTCTCGCCGTCCCAGTCGAAGGACAGCGGCACCAGGTACGGCGCACCGTCCGCCGAGGCACTGGCCACCCAGACATCGATGTCACGGGTGAGCCGGTGCTCGGTGTCGCGGCGGCGCTGAGCGCGGGAGCGGGGGGCGGCACTCATCGGTCCTGAATCAGCTCGGGGACATTGCCGTCGGGGCCGGTGACGGTGTCCGTCAGGCCGCCGGCGTCGCGCGCGGGCTCCTCCACGGTGCCGTCTGTACGGTCCACGGGGCGGCTCAGCGCAGCTCCTGGATGCGGACCAGGTTGCCCGCGGGATCGCGGAAGGCGCAGTCGCGGACGCCGTACGGCTGCTCGGTCGGCTCCTGGACGACCTCGGCGCTGGCCTGCAGCTTCTCGAAGGTGCCGTCGAGGTCGGGGGTGGCAAACAGGATGATGGCGTAGGTGCCCTTGGCCATCATCTCGGTGATGGTGCGGCGCTCGTCCTCGGTGATGCCGGGGTCGGCGAACGGCGGGTGCAGGACGATGGACGTGCCGGGCTGGCCGACGGGGCCGACCGTGATCCAGCGCATCCCGCCGTATCCGACGTCGTTGCGGACCTCGAAGCCGAGGGTGTCGCGGTAGAAGGCCAGGGAGGCGTCCGGGTCGTTGTGCGGGAGGAAACTCGCGTGAATGGTGATGTCCATGGCAGTCACGCTAGGCGCGGCCCGGGGGTCGGCGCTTCTCGATTCCTGATCGGTCTGGTCGCCTGTTTCGCCACGCAGGACGGTATCCCCGCTGTCGCGTGCGCCGCCTGGCGCCGGTAGACGCTGGGCGGCACCCCGACCAGCTCGGTGAAGCGGCTGCTGAAGGTGCCCAGCGACGAGCAGCCGACCGCGAAGCAGACCTCGGTGACGCTGAGGTCGCCGCGGCGCAGCAGCGCCATCGCCCGCTCGATGCGCCGCGTCATCAGGTAGGCGTACGGCGACTCGCCGTAGGCGAGTCGGAACTGGCGGCTGAGGTGCCCGGCCGACATGTGCTCCCCGCGGGCGAGCGCCTCGACATCCAGCGGCTGCGCGTACTCCCGGTCGATCCGATCGCGGACGCGGCGCAGTCGCGCGAGGTCGCGCAGGCGCTGCGCCGCGGCGGGTCTGCTGGTCACCTGCGTGATCGTGCCATGTCCCACCGGAGTGTTCAAGTCCGTTGACGTGGTGTATCCGGGGTGATCCTGCGGCTGGACCAGGCCGTCCCGTCCGCGGGGCGGCCGTGTCCGCTCCATGGTGGCTTCCGGGTTCCGTACTTCCCCGACACCACGCGGCGTCCGTCGGTACGCGGCGGCACCGCGAGTAGCCCGCGCGTTCCCGGCGGGGAGGAACCGTGGCCGGGGTCACGCGTCGGGTCCGCCGATCCGGTGCCCGTCCCGCACGTCCCCGAAGAGGTCGCGGTCGGGCTGCCCCGGCCCGTGCAGCACGCTGATGTCGCCGGTCGTCTCCAACACGACCGCGCGGACCGACTCCATGTCCCTGACGTTGGCGCTGCGCAGCTTCGACACGATGTCGTCCCGGGTGACGCGCGCCTTCCTCATGTTCTCCCGGAGCATCGTTCCGTCGACCATGAGCAGCAGGGGCGTGTTGTCGACGGCGCTCTTGAAGGGGGAGAAGCGGCGCAGCAGGGCGACGGCGACCTGCGTCAGGTACAGCACGGCCAGCGCGGTCATCCCCTCCACCAGGGAGACCTGGGCCACCGCGACGGTCGCCATGAGCGAGCCGACGGCGACGGTCATGGCGAAGTCGAAGCTCGACATCGTGGAGAAGCTGCGCAGCCCGGCGATACGCGTGTAGGTGATGACGGTGACGAAGATTCCGATCGTGGACACGAGCACGAGCAGCAGTTGGCTGCCCGGAACCAGGAGCAGGCTGTCTAGCATGCCGCTGCCCCTACCCGTCTCCTCCGGAGAAACGCCGCCGGGTGCCGGATCGGTGCCCTGCCGGGCAGGGGCTTCTGCGTGGAATGCCTTCGGGGCGTTCAGTCCGGTCCGGGGCCGGGCGGACGGGCCGGTGAGTCTGCCGGGGCGGTCCTCGGCGCGTCGTCCGCATTGTCCTGGTTGAGGAAGAAGGCGCCGAACGCCGCGGCGAGGGAGGCGAAGACGACCACCGAGTACACGGCGAGCAGCACCTCCAGGACCTGGGCGAAACCGTCGTCGGCGGTCAGCGGTTCCCCGTTGACGGTGGCGAGCGCCGCGTCGTGCAGTGCGGTGCCGTAGTCGGTGTAGGAGCCCGTGAGGTACAGCAGCTGACTGGAACTCAGCAGCACGATTCCGGTCACCGCGGCCAGCCAGGCGATGCGCCCGGACAGCAGCCGCCCGGCCGAACGGGAGCCCCGCACCGCCGCCGACACCACCCCGCCGAGCCGTGCCGTCCGCAGTAGCGTGAGGGCGCGGGCGAACCGCAGGAACGGCAGGACGAGGAAGAGGACCTGCCACCAGTTGCGTGCCCAGAAGCGGCGCCGGTCAGGTGCGAGGTAGGCGCGCAGGGCGAACTCCGCGACGAAGACCAGCCACAGCAGCCAGCCCAGCCACGTCAGCACGGTGACTATCAGGGGTTCGGTGGCCAGCGCCTGACCGAGGACGACGAGCACGAACACCAGTCCCAGCGCCCCCATCGGCCTGTCCAGTCGACGGGCCAGGGCCTCGGCGCCCTCCGAATCGCGCCACGTCCGCAGAGACCGCTGCTGTTCCTGTTCGGTGGAGGTACTCACGGACGCCCCACTACCCGCCCCACGACCGACCACCGGCCTCCCCGCCTCCACCGCAGGCGGGGAGGCCGCCCGCCGCGGTCCCCGCGTTCTCCCGCTCCTCGGGGAGACCGTGTGCGCCGGAACGGGCCTCCGGGAACCGCCCTCACGGTGCCCGCGGAATCGACGGGGTGCTGCGCGTCGGCCTCGGTTCGGCGGCCAACGGGCTGTCCCCGCGCATCCTGGGCGCCTTGCGCACCCGGTGTCCCGGCCGCGCGCTGATGGTGGTGGGGACGCACTTCGCCGATCCGCCCGGGCCGTTGCGCCGAGGCGGATCGGTGAGCGGTCGGCCCCGACAGCCCCCCGGAAGACCGGTCGGGAATGGCCGGAACCGCGCTCGGGAAGAGCTGGACAGGCGCACCGGCCTCACGCGCCGAGGACGCTTCCCCCCGTCACGGAAGAAACGGAGCGGTTCCGCGGCCGGTGCGAACCACCTGAAATAAACCACAAAACAGCAGTAAAGGGGACGGAGTATTCCGCCCCCTTCGCCTCGGGTAAGATGTACCGCTCACCCGTGGGCCGCCTCGTATTCCTCCACGATGGACTTCGGGATACGACCGCGTTCACTGATCGACTTGCCCTGTTCCTGCGCCCACGCCCGGATCTGCGCGCTCCTCTCGCGGCTGAGCACGGTCCGCTGCTTGCCCCGGGACGCGCCGCGCCTGGTCGGAATCCTGCGGGCGGCTTCGACGAACGGGGCGAGTTCCTCACGCAACCGCTTGGCGTTGGGACTGCTGAGGTCGATCTCGTAGGAAGTGCCGTCGAGTGCGAACGAGACCGTCTCCTCGGCCTCACCGCCGTCGAGATCGTCAACGAGAAGCACCTGAACTTTCTGCGCCATGAATCTCTCCTGAGGGAACCGGAAAACAATTGGCCGCACCGGCCGATACTCCCCCTTCATCCCCCAGGGGTGGGGATCAAACATGGGAGGAGAATCGTCGGCCCTCCAGCACCTGGAACAACATAATTGTCGCCTGTTTTCCGTGCCCGCTCACACCCGCCGAAGGTGCCTGACGGACGGAAACGTCGTTTGCCGACCGTGGCCGGTGGCCGGAACGGTCCGGGAGTCCCGCCCCGGCCACCGCACTCCGCCGGGCTCAGTGGCCGCGGTCGGTCCGCTCCTGGGGGCGGGGCGCTCCTCGCCGATGGTGGCCACGAACCTCGTGTGCCCTCGGCTCCACTTTCTGTGGACGGAGCGGTCAGGTGCAGCGGCGCGTGCCGCGTCTGCCGCCAAGGCGCGGTGTGCCGCCGGAGAATCCGTGACCTCGTAGCACTGGGACGGTGGACGACGGGCCGTCCCTCCGCTCCGTGCCGAACCGGTCGAAGCCAGCGGTCCGCGAACGTCCCGTACTCCGCACGGACGACGCGGGTCCGCCCGTGTGGACCGCGGTCGGCCGCGCGGCGGAACATCGTGAGATGTTCCTGCCCTTCGGAATCGCTGCTCCGGCTACGTCGACGAATGCCGTTCTCATCAGAACCGCGGCCAGGACTCCACCCGGTCGTCCGGGGGAAGGACAGCCCCGGGGCGGCCCGCGGGCGGGTGGAGGGACCGCCGGGGCGTCGGTGCGGGCGGGAACGGCCGCCGGGCCGCTCAGCCGCAGGAACTGAGGATCAGCAACAGCAGAAGCGTCCCGCCGATCGAGACCGCGAGCGAGAGCAGACAGCCGAGTCGGCTGCTGAAGAAAACGAACATGGCTTCCCCCGGTTCCTCGGTATCCGGCCGCTGCCCTGTCAGGAGCACCCCAACCGTCGCCGGGCGTCAGGACTCGCGCGGCGGGACGGCGGCCGGACGGGCGGTCCCGCCGCCGTCCCCGCCTTCCTCAGGAATTGCGTTCGACGACCTTCAGATAGGGCCGAACCAGCAGGGAGGGATCGGGGTCGTCCACCGGAGGGGCGTCCGACCGGTCGGGCCGCGCGACGGCGTGCGACCCGGATCTGCGGTGGCGTCCCCGGTAGTCGGATTCCGGTCGCCCCGCCGGACGAACGCGCCCGGCCTCCTGGGGGGTGTCTCCGTGGACCGCGATCCACTGACGCACCGCCGAGGCGAGCTGGCGCTCCACCGCTGCCGTGACCTGCGCGCCGTTGTCCCCTCCCACCTTGCCGGGACGGTGGTGGGGGGGAACGGGAGGCTGCGAGTCGCGCTTCCGGTCGTACCCGGGACGTTCCGGCGCGGGGGGCCGCCGCAGGGGCTTGGTGTGCTGCCGACGCGGCGGTCGGGTGTCCGTGCCCGTCCGGAACGGCGGCGGTCGGAATTCGAGAACGACCTGGCGCGTCCGTTCCGCCGCGTTGTCCAACAACTGCCACGCCCTCGCGAGGAATCTTTCCGGTTCGGGCTTCCGGTGCCGGGGATGATCGGTACTCTCTGCCATGTCTCCACCTGGTTGAGCAGGTCGGGGTCCGCGCCCCGGAGGTGTTGCCGCACCTGCCGGGGTCCTGTGCCGCTCCAGGCGTATTCGTCTGGTCCTGTCACGGCCGGGGGAGAAGGCTCCGAAGGGGGAGCCGCGGTAACGCCTGCCCCGGAAACCGGAAAACGAACTTCGGGTATGTCGCGAATTGGTCTCGGATGGTTCGCTCCTCCCGGCCGCGGCACTCCCGGGTCGGCCCTGACCTCTCCCATCACGGACGGCGTCCCTGCGTCGGGTGCTTCGGAAACGGGACGGCCGAGGTCTGCGTGGACAGTCGGATATCCGGCCGCCGACAGCGGGTCAGCGGCGCGCGGGGCACAAAAGCGCCGAGGTGCCGACCGTCCGGAGAATCCGGAGTCCGGAAACCAGATCGAGGTTTGATGGCCGGATTCCGCGGCGGACACGGTTCCGCCGCCACTCCCGGCGAGGTCGAGGCATTCCACCGAACCCTCCAGAAGCGGGCCACCACCGGCTGCCGGTGTCCGGTCGAGGCGCCCCCGGCGCCGAGCCCAGGCGCCGCCAACCCGTGGCGGCCCGCCCCGGACGGCCGGGGGGGGAATGCCCCACCCCTCCCCGGGGTCTCCGGAAAGAACCCCCGCGCCCACCGCAGAAGCGAACACTCACACCTCGAAGAGGTGCCTGTCCTCAGCGGAATGTAACGTGGGCGACCTGCAGTTGGCGTTCACGACGAGGAGCAGCCCGTGGGAACCGGTGGATTCTCCCCTTCCCGACTCGACCGCATGCACGAGGCCATGGCCGCCCATGTCGCACGGGGGGAGCTTCCCGGTCTGGTGACTCTGGTGCACCGCCGGGGTGAGACGCACGTCGACGCGATCGGCACGATGGCGGTCGGGGGCGGGACTCCGATGCGCCGCGACACGATCTTCCGCATCGCGTCGATGACCAAGCCGGTCCTCGCCGTGGCCGCGATGGTCCTGGTGGAGGAGTGCCGTCTGCGGTTGGACGACCCGGTGGACCCCCTCCTGCCCGAACTGGCCCACCGCAGGGTCCTGCGGCGGGTCGACGGGCCGCTGGAGGACACCGTTCCCGCGAGGCGGCCGATCACCCTGCGCGACCTGCTGACCTTCCGGTGCGGTTTCGGGCTGGTGCTCGACCCGCAGGACTGCCCGATCCAGCGGGCGGTGCACGAGGCCGGGATCGCGGCCGGACCGGACCCCTTCCCGCACTCCCCCGACGAGTTCATGCGGCGGCTGGGAGAGTTGCCGCTCGTCTGCCAGCCCGGCGAGCGGTGGCTGTACCACACCGGTTTCGACGTTCTGGGGGTGCTGGTCGAGCGTGCCGTCGACCGGCCTCTGGAGTCCTTCCTGCGGGAGCGGATCTTCGAGCCACTGGGCATGCGCGACACCGGTTTCCACCTGCCGTCGGAGAAGTCCGACCGGCTGCCGCCCCTGTACCTGACCGATCCGCGCACCGGCGCGCCCGTGGTCGCGCGGAGTCCCCACGACTGGAGCCGCCCGCCCGCCTTCGCGTCGGGTGGCGCCGGACTCCTCTCCACCGCCGGCGACTACCTGGCGTTCCTGCGGATGCTGCTGAACGGGGGCCGCCACGGCGGCGAGCGTGTGCTGTCCCGCCGTTCGGTGGAGTTGATGACCACCAACCACCTCACCCCGGAGCAGCGGGCGGGCGCGGGAGAGATCCTGGACGACAACGCCGGGTGGGGGTTCGGGGTCACCGTCACCCTCACCCGCGACCGACTGGAGGCGACTCCGGGGCGGTTCGGCTGGGAGGGCGGTCGGGGCACGGCCGCCTACGCCGACCCCGCGGAGGACATGGTGGGCGTCCTGCTGACCCAACTGGGCATGGACTCTCCCCACTCCCCGAAGGTCTTCTCCGACTTCTGGACCTCGGCCT is a genomic window containing:
- a CDS encoding DUF1330 domain-containing protein; the protein is MAVDPAGADLARMLDEDPGGPVIMLNLLRFTPDGRSSYAEYTRRAGEFLKRYGAEVLYAGDGATPLVAEEGQAWDAVLLVRYPSREAFGRMVADPGYQQITGLRTRALTEAVLQPTVPWTSRRDS
- a CDS encoding ATP-binding cassette domain-containing protein, which gives rise to MSMATRTDTRPSTPHVADSHDLIRVQGARENNLKGVSVEIPKRRLTVFTGVSGSGKSSLVFGTIAAESQRLINETYSAFVQGFMPTLARPEVDVLDGLTTAIIVDQERMGANVRSTVGTATDANAMLRILFSRLGQPHIGSPQAFSFNVASVRASGAITVERGAGKGKTKKATYTLLGGMCPRCEGTGSVTDIDLTQLYDDSKSLNEGPFTIPGYNADGWYVRLFAESGFFDPDKPIRDYTRKELDDLLYREPTKVKIDRTNLTYEGLIPRIQKSFLSKDREALQPHIRAFVDRAVTFTACPECDGTRLNEAARSSKIKGISIADACAMQVSDLAEWVRDLGEPSVAPLLTTLRQTLDSFVEIGLGYLSLDRPAGTLSGGEAQRVKMIRHLGSALTDVTYVFDEPTAGLHPHDIQRMNNLLLRLRDKGNTVLVVEHKPETIAIADHVVDLGPGAGTAGGTVCFEGPVEELRASGTLTGRHLDDRAALKDTVRKPTGTLEIRGANTHNLRDVDVDIPLGVLVVVTGVAGSGKSSLVHGSVPAGAGVVSVDQGAIKGSRRSNPATYTGLLDPIRKAFAKANGVKPALFSPNSEGACPNCNGAGVIYTDLAMMAGVATTCEECEGKRFQAAVLDYRLGGRDISEVLAMSVTEAGEFFGAGEARTPAAHAILNRLADVGLGYLSLGQPLTTLSGGERQRLKLATHMADKGGVYVLDEPTTGLHLADVEQLLGLLDRLVDSGKSVIVIEHHQAVMAHADWIIDLGPGAGHDGGRIVFEGTPADLVAARSTLTGEHLAAYVGT
- a CDS encoding serine hydrolase domain-containing protein; translation: MGTGGFSPSRLDRMHEAMAAHVARGELPGLVTLVHRRGETHVDAIGTMAVGGGTPMRRDTIFRIASMTKPVLAVAAMVLVEECRLRLDDPVDPLLPELAHRRVLRRVDGPLEDTVPARRPITLRDLLTFRCGFGLVLDPQDCPIQRAVHEAGIAAGPDPFPHSPDEFMRRLGELPLVCQPGERWLYHTGFDVLGVLVERAVDRPLESFLRERIFEPLGMRDTGFHLPSEKSDRLPPLYLTDPRTGAPVVARSPHDWSRPPAFASGGAGLLSTAGDYLAFLRMLLNGGRHGGERVLSRRSVELMTTNHLTPEQRAGAGEILDDNAGWGFGVTVTLTRDRLEATPGRFGWEGGRGTAAYADPAEDMVGVLLTQLGMDSPHSPKVFSDFWTSAYQAIDD
- a CDS encoding VOC family protein; its protein translation is MDITIHASFLPHNDPDASLAFYRDTLGFEVRNDVGYGGMRWITVGPVGQPGTSIVLHPPFADPGITEDERRTITEMMAKGTYAIILFATPDLDGTFEKLQASAEVVQEPTEQPYGVRDCAFRDPAGNLVRIQELR
- a CDS encoding DUF421 domain-containing protein; amino-acid sequence: MLDSLLLVPGSQLLLVLVSTIGIFVTVITYTRIAGLRSFSTMSSFDFAMTVAVGSLMATVAVAQVSLVEGMTALAVLYLTQVAVALLRRFSPFKSAVDNTPLLLMVDGTMLRENMRKARVTRDDIVSKLRSANVRDMESVRAVVLETTGDISVLHGPGQPDRDLFGDVRDGHRIGGPDA
- a CDS encoding histone-like nucleoid-structuring protein Lsr2, which produces MAQKVQVLLVDDLDGGEAEETVSFALDGTSYEIDLSSPNAKRLREELAPFVEAARRIPTRRGASRGKQRTVLSRERSAQIRAWAQEQGKSISERGRIPKSIVEEYEAAHG
- a CDS encoding helix-turn-helix transcriptional regulator, which translates into the protein MTSRPAAAQRLRDLARLRRVRDRIDREYAQPLDVEALARGEHMSAGHLSRQFRLAYGESPYAYLMTRRIERAMALLRRGDLSVTEVCFAVGCSSLGTFSSRFTELVGVPPSVYRRQAAHATAGIPSCVAKQATRPIRNREAPTPGPRLA
- a CDS encoding pyridoxamine 5'-phosphate oxidase family protein, with protein sequence MSAAPRSRAQRRRDTEHRLTRDIDVWVASASADGAPYLVPLSFDWDGETLLLSTPTDSPTGRNLAAHRTVRLGLGHTRDVSMIEGEVEVLEIDALPRERGDRFAARTGFDPRALATPYRWFRVSPRRVQAWREVNEMPGRELMRDGRWLV